A single genomic interval of Granulicella tundricola MP5ACTX9 harbors:
- a CDS encoding ribose-phosphate diphosphokinase — MNQKDTPAVLPPDLARDDEMNANSDLAQATLSAASASAKAGTERKPRTGRLSEAKRFKIFSGLANRGLAEEVCRFVGVPLGETKMQRFSDGEIYFQLLENVRGADVFVIQPTCFPVDEHLVELLIMMDALKRASAARITVVIPYYGYARQDRKDRPRVAISSKLVADLLTTAGANRALLVDLHAAQIQGFFNIPVDHLFASPVLVGYFRDLNLPDLTVVSPDAGGVERARFFAKKLDVPLAIVDKRRTDINVTEVMNVIGDVRGRTCLILDDIIDTAGTLVKTVDALLAQGAAKVYACASHPVLSGPAVERIANSRLEQLVVTNTIPLREEAQKVEKIKVLSIAGLLGRAIESIHMETSVSTLFN, encoded by the coding sequence GTGAATCAAAAAGACACGCCTGCGGTTCTTCCCCCTGATTTAGCGCGCGACGACGAGATGAACGCCAACTCGGACCTCGCGCAGGCAACACTATCTGCGGCATCAGCCTCCGCAAAAGCCGGCACCGAACGCAAACCGCGTACGGGCCGGCTCAGCGAGGCGAAACGTTTCAAGATCTTCTCCGGTCTCGCCAATCGAGGGCTCGCGGAAGAGGTTTGCAGGTTCGTCGGAGTGCCCTTGGGTGAAACCAAGATGCAGAGATTTTCTGACGGCGAGATCTACTTTCAGTTGCTCGAAAACGTTCGCGGCGCGGACGTCTTTGTCATTCAGCCCACCTGCTTTCCGGTGGATGAACACCTGGTTGAACTTCTGATCATGATGGACGCGCTCAAACGGGCTTCGGCCGCGCGCATCACAGTCGTGATCCCGTACTACGGCTACGCGCGGCAGGATCGCAAAGACCGCCCTCGCGTCGCCATCAGTTCCAAGCTCGTCGCGGATCTTCTGACGACCGCAGGCGCAAACCGCGCGCTCCTCGTCGATCTCCACGCCGCGCAGATTCAAGGCTTCTTCAATATCCCGGTCGATCATCTCTTCGCCAGCCCCGTGCTGGTCGGATACTTCCGGGACCTCAACCTGCCCGACCTGACCGTAGTCAGCCCGGACGCCGGTGGAGTAGAACGTGCGAGATTCTTCGCCAAAAAGCTTGACGTTCCGTTGGCCATCGTCGACAAGCGACGCACCGACATCAACGTCACAGAAGTGATGAACGTCATCGGAGATGTACGCGGCAGAACCTGCCTCATCCTCGATGACATCATTGACACCGCCGGCACGCTCGTCAAGACAGTCGACGCGCTGCTGGCACAGGGAGCCGCCAAGGTCTACGCCTGCGCCTCCCACCCCGTGCTCAGCGGCCCAGCCGTTGAGCGCATCGCCAATTCACGGCTTGAGCAGTTGGTCGTGACCAATACCATTCCTCTGCGGGAAGAAGCGCAGAAGGTGGAAAAGATCAAGGTGCTCTCCATCGCCGGCCTTCTGGGCCGTGCCATCGAAAGCATTCACATGGAGACCAGCGTCTCCACCTTGTTCAACTAG
- the pth gene encoding aminoacyl-tRNA hydrolase, with product MRLIVGLGNPGIEYQFTPHNAGFLAIDRLAEVFGTAVNNRRGKALTGKAVISGQEVLLAKPETFMNLSGLSVAALLQELGLSHQSDLIVLYDELAIPLGQLRIRERGSAGGHNGVKSISGVLGSEEWTRIRIGVGKQPTETGREIKAGGVDYLLSPMRRMMLQELDLVLDETVKAVETILKEGVKAAMNKFNRKVNGEDPEGPAAK from the coding sequence ATGCGCCTGATTGTCGGTCTAGGAAATCCCGGAATCGAATATCAGTTCACGCCGCACAATGCAGGCTTTCTCGCCATAGACCGTCTTGCTGAGGTCTTCGGCACAGCAGTCAACAATCGCCGCGGCAAAGCCCTCACCGGCAAAGCCGTTATCTCCGGCCAGGAAGTCTTGCTGGCCAAGCCTGAAACCTTCATGAACCTCAGCGGGCTTTCCGTAGCCGCCCTGCTTCAGGAACTCGGGCTCAGTCATCAAAGCGATCTCATCGTCCTTTACGACGAGCTCGCCATCCCCCTCGGGCAGCTTCGCATTCGCGAGCGCGGTTCGGCGGGCGGGCACAACGGGGTCAAATCGATCTCCGGTGTGCTCGGCTCGGAAGAGTGGACCCGCATCCGCATCGGCGTAGGCAAGCAGCCCACTGAGACCGGACGCGAGATCAAGGCAGGCGGCGTCGATTACCTGCTCTCTCCCATGCGCCGCATGATGTTGCAGGAGCTTGACCTGGTGCTTGACGAAACCGTAAAGGCCGTCGAAACCATCCTCAAAGAGGGAGTCAAGGCGGCCATGAACAAGTTCAACCGCAAGGTCAACGGAGAAGATCCCGAAGGCCCTGCCGCAAAGTAA
- a CDS encoding 50S ribosomal protein L25 has protein sequence MASQKFEAVVATPRTGKFNKNHARRVRVAGKIPATVYGAGIDAVAVTVDPKVVTKILHSESGHNTIFDLNVEGAPLAKAMIVDWQHEPIKGKLLHADFKRIAMDKAMRVSVPVLLSGIPVGVKTGGGVLDQIMREVEIECLPSDIPDHIDVDVANLELYGAIHISDLPHSGSIKFLGDETALVAHVTLIKEEVEPDAAVAPAAEPEVAKKGKGDAAAAAAPAADAKAAPKKK, from the coding sequence ATGGCCTCCCAGAAGTTTGAAGCAGTCGTAGCAACCCCGCGCACCGGCAAGTTCAACAAGAACCACGCACGTCGCGTTCGTGTCGCAGGCAAGATCCCCGCCACTGTCTACGGTGCAGGCATCGATGCCGTCGCCGTCACCGTCGACCCCAAGGTCGTCACCAAGATCCTCCACTCCGAGTCCGGCCACAACACCATCTTCGACCTTAACGTCGAAGGCGCGCCCCTCGCCAAGGCCATGATCGTCGACTGGCAGCACGAGCCCATCAAGGGCAAGCTCCTCCACGCCGACTTCAAGCGCATCGCAATGGATAAGGCCATGCGCGTCTCCGTTCCCGTCCTGCTCTCCGGCATCCCGGTTGGCGTCAAGACCGGCGGCGGCGTTCTCGATCAGATCATGCGCGAAGTTGAGATCGAGTGCCTCCCGTCCGATATCCCGGATCACATTGACGTTGACGTTGCGAACCTCGAGCTCTACGGCGCCATCCACATCTCGGACCTGCCGCACTCCGGTTCCATCAAGTTCCTCGGCGATGAGACCGCTCTCGTAGCCCACGTCACCCTCATCAAGGAAGAGGTTGAGCCCGATGCCGCCGTCGCTCCCGCAGCCGAGCCTGAAGTAGCCAAGAAGGGCAAGGGTGATGCCGCCGCCGCAGCAGCACCGGCAGCAGATGCCAAGGCCGCACCGAAGAAGAAGTAA